Sequence from the [Clostridium] scindens genome:
TACATCGCCAGAGATCGTCGGAGCGCCGCTCAGTCTTAAATTGGAATAACTTACATCGCCATTGTAATATCCTCTAAGCGCGATAGCGCTTCCATCCGATTCGGATGTATTATCTGAAATGGTTCCGCCGCTTATATCTATGATCACGCCACAGTCGTCTCCAGGAGCGCTAGCAGCGTCACTGCCTCTGCAATCCAAAGCCGAAATTGCTCCGCCAACCCGGCCGGCTGTATTATTCGTTATAGAGCCACCGGTCATTACGAGTTTGGCGCTATGCACATCTGTTGCAGATGACCCGCTATAATTGTCATTAACCATGTAGATCGCGCCGCCCTCTTTGGTTGTTGCCGTATTATTCTTAATCTCCGTTCCATTCAGGTATACTGTGCCGGTGCTGATATAGATTCCGCCACCCCCTATGGCACTATTTCCTTCTATGGTTCCTCCGTTCAGGTAAGCTACGCCGCCATCATTTACACGCATTCCTCCGCCGTATTCCCAGTCGCCGCTAGGATCATACTCGTTATTTCTGATGCTGCTGCTGCCTTCCATCGTAAATTTGCCGCCAGTACCACAGTCAACTCCCCAGCAGCCGTTATTCTCTATGATCGTATCGATGATCGTCAATTCGCTGAAAAAGCCAACGTAAACCAACGGACTATTTGTTGGCGCTACTTTAGCGTTCGCCTTGTTACCGTCTATGGTTACATTGGTAAACGTTACATTTCCCTCAATTTCGATAACTTCTGATCCCCAATCCATTTTGCTGGTATCATAATCATCATCCAGCTTGATCGTCACATCACTCAGATCGTGATTTACCCGGATCCAATAGGTAGTGTCGCAGATAATGATTGTTCCGCCTTTGCCTGCCAGTTCATATGCCTTGTCAAATGTTTTTACCGGCTTATCCTTTGACAATCCATCGTTGCTGTCGCTTGCTCCAGCGCTTATGGCATCATTCAGATAAATGGTGTTTCCTTCTGCTTTCGCTTCTATACTCTTGTCAGAATCCTGGTTCCCGGCATCCCCTACTGCCCTAAGCACGGCCTTATTCTGTACTTTCCCCTCATTGGAAGAATCCTTATTCTCCTCTTTAGAAGAATCCTTATTCTCCTCCTTAACGGCCTCCGATACCTTCTTATCCGTATCTTCTGCCTCTTTCTTGTCTTCTGCCTTATTTTGCCCCTCCCCTTGGGCATCTTCTACCTTAGGCTCTCCTGAGCCTTTTCCATCAATCTCTTCTGCGCGCACTCCGCTTGGCAGCATGGCTAACGACACAGTAAGAGAAAGAACAAGCGCCAGAAGGCATTTCTTGACCTTATTCCTCTGCATTTCTTTTCCTCCTGTTTCAGAAATTCCTCCAATTTTCAGACGAATTCCCTTAAATTTTATACTTCTATCAAATTTTACCAAATCGCTGAAACATTCTATATGTTTTTACCGAAACCGTACTGTTTTTACAGATTTTCAACAAGCGTAAAGAAAAAGCGGGCTTAAAAAAGCCCGCTGTAATCTGGATATCTTCACTATTTTATTGTCTTTAATACCAGCCTTAGTAGTTCCTCTGTGTCTATATCAGGATTCTCGCTTATGATATGATAGATTCCTTCTATCTCACCTGGCTTTTCTTCCAGATCCTCCGCGGTCTCCTCAAGACTCTTCCCCTTCTGGCATTTCTTCTGGATCAAGGAAATCAGTTTTAAAGCCTCGCCCTCGCTTCGGCCCTCGTTCCTTCCATCCATCTGGCCTTCTTCTCTCACTTGGCGCATATGCTTCTCTTCATCGTATTCATACAGGCTCGATCTGCCTGCCTCTTTTTTTAACGCAGCATCTGTCTCTAATA
This genomic interval carries:
- a CDS encoding PKD domain-containing protein, translated to MQRNKVKKCLLALVLSLTVSLAMLPSGVRAEEIDGKGSGEPKVEDAQGEGQNKAEDKKEAEDTDKKVSEAVKEENKDSSKEENKDSSNEGKVQNKAVLRAVGDAGNQDSDKSIEAKAEGNTIYLNDAISAGASDSNDGLSKDKPVKTFDKAYELAGKGGTIIICDTTYWIRVNHDLSDVTIKLDDDYDTSKMDWGSEVIEIEGNVTFTNVTIDGNKANAKVAPTNSPLVYVGFFSELTIIDTIIENNGCWGVDCGTGGKFTMEGSSSIRNNEYDPSGDWEYGGGMRVNDGGVAYLNGGTIEGNSAIGGGGIYISTGTVYLNGTEIKNNTATTKEGGAIYMVNDNYSGSSATDVHSAKLVMTGGSITNNTAGRVGGAISALDCRGSDAASAPGDDCGVIIDISGGTISDNTSESDGSAIALRGYYNGDVSYSNLRLSGAPTISGDVYLQEHKDVNKGAMIDVTGEFMPSDPVIVTDDNGIVGRDIIKYVDGVTPDLSVFVSGWDTLGIRRDEANSQVLEWGDEVPIWLVGKDSSQEKIMATPGSVINPASIPEMTSKGYTLDGWTDPDGNKWDMANDVVTNEMTLTSVWKLNAPEVTIKADKTEAKPGETITLTAIASHDIKGLPCTYVWYKDGKEIKGETGSTLKVTENGNYSVKVMITDAEGLTAEGMSKEVKCTFSDQASASGNAGNGSNGKGNNGTNGSVKTGDEAQGILYLVVLLAALGAGTVVVLRRRARQF